A window from Cellulomonas sp. C5510 encodes these proteins:
- the rpmB gene encoding 50S ribosomal protein L28, which translates to MSAHCQVLGTTPGFGHSISHSHRRTKRRFDPNIQRKRYWVPSLGRHVTLTVSARGIKTVDKLGIEVVVARILARGEKV; encoded by the coding sequence ATGTCCGCTCACTGCCAGGTCCTCGGGACGACCCCGGGGTTCGGCCACTCGATCTCCCACTCCCACCGGCGCACCAAGCGGCGGTTCGACCCGAACATCCAGCGCAAGCGCTACTGGGTTCCCTCGCTCGGTCGGCACGTGACGCTGACGGTCTCGGCCCGGGGCATCAAGACGGTCGACAAGCTCGGCATCGAGGTCGTCGTGGCCCGGATCCTGGCCCGCGGGGAGAAGGTCTGA
- the ykgO gene encoding type B 50S ribosomal protein L36 yields the protein MKVRASLASLKKKEGSIVVRRHGKTFVINKKNPRWKARQG from the coding sequence ATGAAGGTGCGCGCCTCCCTGGCGTCCCTGAAGAAGAAGGAGGGGTCGATCGTGGTGCGCCGCCACGGCAAGACCTTCGTGATCAACAAGAAGAACCCGCGCTGGAAGGCCAGGCAGGGCTGA
- the rpmF gene encoding 50S ribosomal protein L32, whose amino-acid sequence MAVPKRRLSRSNTRARRSRWKATPVPLTTARTPDGRTVEVPRRLVRAVERGLVDPA is encoded by the coding sequence ATGGCCGTCCCCAAGCGCAGGCTCTCCCGGAGCAACACCCGCGCCCGCCGCTCCCGGTGGAAGGCCACCCCCGTGCCGCTCACCACCGCACGCACCCCCGACGGACGCACCGTCGAGGTCCCCCGCCGCCTGGTCCGCGCCGTCGAGCGCGGCCTGGTCGACCCGGCCTGA
- the rpmG gene encoding 50S ribosomal protein L33 yields MARAADVRPIIKMRSTAGTGFTYVTRKNRRNDPDRLVLKKYDPVVRRHVDFKEER; encoded by the coding sequence ATGGCCCGCGCCGCCGACGTGCGCCCGATCATCAAGATGCGCTCCACCGCGGGGACCGGGTTCACCTACGTCACCCGCAAGAACCGCCGCAACGACCCCGACCGGCTCGTGCTGAAGAAGTACGACCCGGTCGTGCGCCGCCACGTCGACTTCAAGGAGGAGCGCTGA
- a CDS encoding alpha/beta family hydrolase yields MARDDVPAELLDLDTPQGTARARLHLPAGPAPAPGALVLGHGAGGGVDAPDLLAVTALATGLGLAVALVEQPYRVAGKRVGPRPPALDEAWSAAVAGVGDRLPGVPLVTGGRSAGARTACRTAPATGAAGVLCLAFPTQPPGRPDLPSRLPELETPSVPVLVVQGATDPYGVPPEAPGRRVVVVRGDHGLKADLPAVTAAVRDWLPTVLPARPAG; encoded by the coding sequence ATGGCGCGCGACGACGTCCCGGCCGAGCTGCTCGACCTCGACACCCCGCAGGGGACCGCCCGCGCGCGCCTGCACCTCCCGGCCGGACCCGCCCCGGCGCCCGGCGCGCTGGTGCTCGGCCACGGCGCCGGCGGCGGCGTCGACGCCCCCGACCTGCTCGCGGTGACCGCGCTGGCGACCGGCCTCGGTCTGGCGGTCGCGCTCGTCGAGCAGCCCTACCGCGTCGCGGGCAAGCGCGTCGGCCCGCGCCCGCCCGCGCTGGACGAGGCCTGGTCCGCGGCCGTCGCGGGCGTAGGCGACCGGCTGCCCGGCGTGCCGCTGGTGACCGGGGGCCGGTCCGCCGGAGCGCGCACGGCCTGCCGGACCGCCCCCGCCACCGGTGCCGCCGGGGTGCTGTGCCTGGCGTTCCCGACGCAGCCGCCCGGCCGCCCGGACCTGCCGAGCCGCCTCCCCGAGCTGGAGACCCCCTCGGTCCCCGTCCTCGTGGTGCAGGGTGCGACCGACCCGTACGGCGTCCCGCCGGAGGCCCCCGGCCGCCGGGTGGTCGTGGTGCGGGGCGACCACGGCCTGAAGGCCGACCTCCCGGCCGTCACCGCCGCGGTGCGCGACTGGCTGCCGACGGTGCTGCCCGCGCGGCCCGCCGGCTGA
- a CDS encoding heme-degrading domain-containing protein has translation MSDDSDVQAVIAEVERQERELRFATFTHDDAWELGCLLVRLATERGLPVTVDVRRGTQQLFHAARPGTVADNDTWVERKVRVVERFGTSSYLQGLRARAKGTTFAAAHDLPLQEYAAHGGAFPVHVEGVGVVGAVTVSGLPQAEDHALVVEAVRTFLDG, from the coding sequence ATGAGCGACGACAGCGACGTGCAGGCCGTGATCGCCGAGGTCGAGCGGCAGGAGCGCGAGCTCCGGTTCGCCACCTTCACCCACGACGACGCGTGGGAGCTCGGCTGCCTGCTGGTCCGGCTGGCCACCGAGCGCGGGCTGCCGGTGACGGTCGACGTCCGCCGGGGCACCCAGCAGCTGTTCCACGCCGCGCGCCCGGGCACCGTCGCGGACAACGACACCTGGGTCGAGCGGAAGGTGCGGGTCGTCGAGCGGTTCGGCACCTCGTCGTACCTGCAGGGCCTCCGGGCGCGGGCGAAGGGCACGACGTTCGCCGCGGCGCACGACCTGCCGCTGCAGGAGTACGCGGCGCACGGCGGGGCGTTCCCGGTGCACGTCGAGGGTGTCGGGGTGGTCGGCGCGGTGACCGTGTCGGGCCTGCCGCAGGCCGAGGACCACGCGCTGGTGGTCGAGGCCGTCCGGACGTTCCTGGACGGCTGA
- the rpsN gene encoding 30S ribosomal protein S14, whose amino-acid sequence MAKTSTIARNEQRKQVVARYAERRRELKAASVNPHLPEAERVAARTALQALPRDASPTRVRNRDVADGRPRGYVGKFGLSRVRMRQMAHRGELPGVTKSSW is encoded by the coding sequence ATGGCCAAGACGAGCACGATCGCCAGGAACGAGCAGCGCAAGCAGGTCGTCGCCCGCTACGCCGAGCGGCGCCGCGAGCTCAAGGCCGCGTCCGTGAACCCGCACCTGCCCGAGGCCGAGCGCGTCGCGGCGCGCACCGCGCTGCAGGCCCTGCCCCGCGACGCCAGCCCCACCCGGGTGCGCAACCGCGACGTCGCCGACGGCCGCCCCCGGGGCTACGTCGGGAAGTTCGGGCTCTCGCGCGTGCGGATGCGGCAGATGGCCCACCGCGGCGAGCTGCCCGGCGTGACCAAGTCCAGCTGGTGA
- a CDS encoding type B 50S ribosomal protein L31 yields the protein MKQGIHPDYHPVVFRDLSADFAFLTRSTLTSDRTGEWEDGNTYPVVDVDVSSASHPFYTGRSRVLDTAGRVEKFRRRYGLTTPATPEEIR from the coding sequence ATGAAGCAGGGCATCCACCCCGACTACCACCCGGTGGTGTTCCGGGACCTCAGCGCGGACTTCGCGTTCCTGACCCGCTCCACCCTGACCTCGGACAGGACCGGCGAGTGGGAGGACGGGAACACCTACCCCGTCGTGGACGTCGACGTGTCCTCCGCGAGCCACCCGTTCTACACCGGCAGGTCCCGCGTCCTGGACACCGCCGGCCGCGTCGAGAAGTTCCGTCGGCGCTACGGCCTCACCACGCCCGCGACCCCCGAGGAGATCCGATGA
- a CDS encoding cyclopropane-fatty-acyl-phospholipid synthase family protein: MSRHDHGQGHGHGGDPGEVRHDREFWEERYRSAPQVWSGRPNPSLVAEAGALPPGRALDVACGEGGDALWLASRGWRVTAVDLAQTALDRVRAAAEAAGPDVAERVRTERVDIAGWDSGEGAFDLVTTHFLHLPPDVRGAAFGTMARATAPGGTLLVVAHHASDLGTTIGRPDVPALFFEPEDVVAALEPGAWDVPVAEARPRQVVDPDGREITIRDTVVRAVRRR, translated from the coding sequence ATGAGCCGGCACGACCACGGGCAGGGGCACGGGCACGGCGGCGACCCGGGCGAGGTCCGCCACGACCGGGAGTTCTGGGAGGAGCGCTACCGGTCGGCGCCGCAGGTGTGGAGCGGGCGGCCGAACCCCTCCCTCGTGGCGGAGGCGGGGGCGCTGCCGCCGGGCCGCGCCCTGGACGTCGCGTGCGGCGAGGGCGGGGACGCCCTGTGGCTGGCGTCCCGCGGGTGGCGCGTGACCGCGGTGGACCTCGCGCAGACGGCGCTGGACCGGGTGCGGGCCGCGGCCGAGGCGGCCGGGCCGGACGTGGCGGAGCGGGTGCGCACCGAGCGCGTCGACATCGCCGGGTGGGACTCGGGGGAGGGCGCCTTCGACCTCGTCACGACGCACTTCCTGCACCTGCCGCCGGACGTGCGGGGCGCGGCGTTCGGGACGATGGCCCGGGCGACCGCTCCCGGCGGGACGCTGCTCGTGGTGGCCCACCACGCGAGCGACCTGGGCACGACGATCGGTCGGCCCGACGTGCCCGCGCTGTTCTTCGAGCCCGAGGACGTGGTGGCGGCGCTCGAGCCGGGGGCCTGGGACGTCCCGGTGGCGGAGGCGCGCCCGCGGCAGGTCGTGGACCCCGACGGCCGGGAGATCACGATCCGCGACACGGTGGTGCGGGCGGTGCGCCGCCGCTGA
- a CDS encoding FAD-dependent oxidoreductase → MDEDRCDVLVVGGGAAGLSGALTIARARRRVLVVHDGTPRNLPAAHMHAYLGLDGLPPVELLARGRAEVQGYGGEVVEARVVDVRRDDDGFRAELDGGRVVRARRVLVATGLADELPPVDGLAARWGRDVLHCPFCHGWEVRDRAVAILGSGAAALHQAQLWHGWTRDLTLFLDGGEDPDEAGWERLAALGVRVVDGRVAGLEVTTDAVSGVRLASGLVLPCDAVVVATALSARLDGLDPLGLPTVPLMMGGRRFGTAVEAGPDGATAVPGVRVAGNVTDLRAQVQVAAAEGLAAGAAFVAELAAEDADAAVARYRREQAAAFSAAAERTLADRLAGDGRHGL, encoded by the coding sequence ATGGACGAGGACCGGTGCGACGTGCTCGTGGTCGGCGGCGGTGCCGCGGGCCTGAGCGGGGCGCTCACGATCGCGCGCGCCCGCCGCAGGGTGCTGGTGGTGCACGACGGCACGCCGCGCAACCTGCCCGCGGCGCACATGCACGCCTACCTGGGGCTCGACGGCCTGCCCCCGGTCGAGCTGCTGGCGCGCGGGCGCGCGGAGGTGCAGGGGTACGGCGGCGAGGTCGTCGAGGCCCGCGTGGTCGACGTCCGGCGGGACGACGACGGCTTCCGGGCAGAGCTCGACGGCGGGCGTGTGGTCCGTGCCCGCCGGGTGCTGGTCGCGACGGGCCTGGCGGACGAGCTGCCGCCCGTCGACGGGCTCGCCGCCCGCTGGGGCCGCGACGTGCTGCACTGCCCGTTCTGCCACGGCTGGGAGGTGCGCGACCGGGCGGTCGCGATCCTCGGCTCCGGGGCGGCGGCGCTGCACCAGGCCCAGCTCTGGCACGGGTGGACGCGGGACCTCACGCTGTTCCTGGACGGCGGTGAGGACCCCGACGAGGCCGGGTGGGAGCGGCTCGCCGCGCTCGGTGTGCGGGTGGTCGACGGGCGCGTCGCGGGCCTGGAGGTCACGACCGACGCCGTCTCCGGCGTGCGGCTGGCATCCGGGCTGGTGCTGCCGTGCGACGCCGTGGTGGTGGCCACGGCGCTGTCCGCGCGGCTCGACGGGCTCGACCCGCTCGGGCTGCCGACCGTGCCCCTGATGATGGGCGGGCGCCGGTTCGGCACCGCCGTCGAGGCGGGCCCCGACGGCGCGACCGCGGTGCCGGGCGTCCGGGTGGCCGGCAACGTCACCGACCTGCGCGCGCAGGTGCAGGTGGCGGCCGCCGAGGGGCTCGCCGCGGGCGCCGCGTTCGTGGCCGAGCTCGCGGCCGAGGACGCCGACGCGGCCGTGGCGCGGTACCGGCGGGAGCAGGCGGCGGCGTTCTCCGCGGCGGCGGAACGCACGCTCGCGGACCGGCTCGCGGGCGACGGACGGCACGGGCTGTGA